From the genome of Podospora pseudoanserina strain CBS 124.78 chromosome 7 map unlocalized CBS124.78p_7.2, whole genome shotgun sequence, one region includes:
- a CDS encoding uncharacterized protein (EggNog:ENOG503P56X), giving the protein MKRIALSEVDESKTNPSSSSPEQRPPRDQMPSKEQRQLLPQEVMDIVVPSLKVGGSAGACGLFMGGAAGILRGAPPVFFSLVAGGQWFALGSSYWAARLVAFNALGGEDKITPGDKLKGSTFAGAVSGVVGGSIRGPRNIIPGAIVCSLLGAGGQAFANRREAKQKEAEKDPSKNKRFWHSSWSPITALSDQDYVNLLEEKLLRVEADIALIDDRIRELREADSKKMGNTPPPTEQVPLIKEVKEATDNIPIQADKKGQSQSWWRW; this is encoded by the exons ATGAAGCGCATCGCTCTTTCAGAGGTCGACGAATCGAAAACAAACCCCAGTTCATCCTCACCAGAACAAAGGCCACCGAGGGACCAGATGCCGTCAAAAGAGCAAAGACAACTCCTCCCGCAAGAGGTGATGGATATTGTagtcccctccctcaaagTGGGCGGCTCGGCTG GTGCCTGTGGCTTGTTTATGGGAGGAGCAGCTGGTATCCTTCGCGGTGCACCACCGGTATTTTTCTcgttggttgctggtggtcaATGGTTCGCCCTAGGTTCAAGTTACTGGGCTGCTCGGTTGGTGGCCTTTAACGctctgggaggagaggacAAGATTACTCCCGGAGACAAGCTCAAAGGAAGTACTTTTGCCGGTGCAGTCTCTGGTGTTGTCGGAGGATCTATTC GAGGGCCGCGAAATATTATTCCTGGAGCCATCGTATGTTCCCtgctgggagctggagggcaAGCCTTTGCCAATAGAAGGGAggccaagcaaaaagaagcggAAAAGGATCCTTCAAAGAACAAGCGGTTCTGGCACTCGAGTTGGAGTCCCATTACAGCACTTTCAGATCAAGATTATGTGAAtctgttggaggagaaacTGCTCCGAGTAGAGGCTGACATTGCCCTCATCGACGACCGCATCAGAGAGCTTCGGGAAGCCGACAGCAAGAAGATGGGGaatacaccaccgccaactgAACAGGTTCCTTTGATAAAGGAAGTCAAGGAGGCTACGGATAACATACCGATTCAGGCGGACAAAAAGGGTCAGAGTCAGTCTTGGTGGAGATGGTAA